A window of the Paenibacillus woosongensis genome harbors these coding sequences:
- a CDS encoding sensor histidine kinase, producing MLILITLLMLVSFSLYWIALKYVTDLYDRQMYERTSQVLNSSALGIENQLREQEGLSFRVFSDEQLQHSLARLKVDSVTSYQKAVQRKKIMDRLTAIAGSEKFVYSIMVIDPERYVLIGGNRAGLAQDLQTELMTIAEDADGSNVWYVGSDRSLYAVRQIKSFSGTTFPRDDLGTLIIRFRKERIMEDYVQSGGDDSHLIITDGSKIIYPDHPLIPEEEIADERVRSGSYGLTTVGGSKYFFTRVRSSDLGWIYLNMTPYDSMFRTISFVKDLVTIIFILILLIGIALGVKLSRSITRPIEQLIKKMRRIEKGDLDNLEEQSLGEVPRTSQTEVEHLQRTFKMMIQRIRELINQNYAKQLVIRESELKALQAQINPHFLYNTLDSINWLAKVNRQSQISQMVEALGFLLRSSLSDGTSLITLKSELGIVRSYVTIQRIRFEERLDFQLEVPDEYLDALIPKMTLQPLLENAIHYALEPRVETCHIRIIVQESAERGGGLDIRVEDDGPGMTPEFLTELRGGRVQTRGKGIGLFNIEERIKLTFGSEWGIRIDSEPNVRTAIRIRIPYRQGEDEDV from the coding sequence ATGCTGATTTTGATTACGCTGCTAATGCTCGTCAGCTTCTCCTTGTATTGGATCGCGTTAAAGTATGTGACTGACTTGTACGACCGGCAAATGTACGAGCGAACCTCCCAGGTGCTCAACAGTTCAGCGCTCGGAATCGAGAACCAGCTCAGGGAGCAGGAAGGCCTGTCGTTCCGGGTGTTCTCCGATGAGCAGCTGCAGCACAGCTTGGCCCGCCTGAAGGTGGACAGCGTTACGTCTTACCAGAAAGCCGTTCAGCGCAAAAAAATAATGGACCGTCTCACCGCCATCGCCGGCTCCGAGAAATTCGTTTATTCGATTATGGTCATCGACCCGGAACGGTATGTTCTGATCGGAGGCAATCGGGCTGGTTTGGCTCAGGACCTGCAGACGGAGCTCATGACGATTGCCGAAGACGCAGACGGATCGAACGTGTGGTACGTTGGCAGCGACCGGTCGCTGTACGCCGTGCGGCAGATTAAGTCGTTCAGCGGGACGACTTTTCCGCGGGATGACCTGGGCACGCTTATCATACGTTTCCGCAAAGAGCGGATTATGGAGGATTATGTGCAAAGCGGCGGGGATGACAGTCATCTCATCATTACCGACGGGAGCAAAATCATTTACCCCGATCATCCTCTCATCCCGGAGGAGGAGATTGCCGATGAACGGGTGCGCTCCGGATCCTACGGGTTAACGACCGTAGGGGGGAGTAAATATTTTTTCACGCGGGTAAGGTCGTCCGATCTAGGCTGGATTTATTTGAATATGACCCCATATGACAGCATGTTCCGTACCATTTCATTCGTCAAAGACCTCGTCACGATCATCTTCATTCTGATTTTGCTGATCGGCATTGCGCTGGGAGTGAAGTTGTCGCGGAGCATCACCCGGCCGATCGAACAACTGATCAAGAAGATGCGCAGAATTGAGAAGGGCGATCTCGACAACCTGGAGGAGCAGTCGCTTGGGGAGGTGCCGAGAACGTCGCAGACCGAGGTCGAGCATTTGCAGCGCACGTTTAAAATGATGATTCAGCGCATTCGTGAGCTCATCAACCAAAATTATGCCAAGCAGCTCGTCATTCGCGAAAGCGAATTAAAAGCGCTCCAGGCGCAAATCAACCCGCACTTCTTGTACAACACGCTGGATTCGATTAATTGGCTGGCCAAGGTGAACCGTCAGTCGCAAATTTCGCAAATGGTCGAAGCGCTTGGCTTCCTGCTGCGCAGCTCGCTGAGTGATGGGACCAGCCTGATCACTTTGAAGTCGGAGTTGGGCATCGTGCGCAGCTATGTGACGATTCAGCGCATCCGCTTCGAGGAACGGCTGGACTTCCAATTGGAGGTGCCTGATGAATATCTGGATGCCCTAATTCCGAAAATGACGCTTCAGCCCCTGCTGGAGAACGCCATTCATTACGCCCTGGAGCCGAGAGTCGAAACTTGCCATATCCGCATCATCGTTCAGGAGTCGGCCGAACGCGGGGGCGGGCTGGATATCCGGGTGGAGGACGATGGCCCGGGAATGACGCCGGAGTTCCTTACGGAGCTTAGAGGCGGGCGGGTGCAGACGAGGGGCAAAGGCATCGGACTATTCAACATCGAGGAGCGCATTAAGCTCACTTTCGGCTCCGAATGGGGCATCCGCATTGACAGTGAGCCGAACGTCAGAACGGCAATTCGTATCCGCATTCCATATAGACAAGGAGAGGACGAGGATGTATAA
- a CDS encoding FMN-dependent NADH-azoreductase, which yields MNVLVVKANNRPASEGVSSRMYETFMEAIKGQENLNVTTYDVFEEDMPYFGQDLFNAFGKMQNGGELTDVESRLLAAKQKAMDALSAADVVVFAFPLWNLTIPAKLQTFIDYVYAAGFAFKYNEEGQLVSLMTDKKAIFLSARGGIYSTPETAPMEMAVNYMRSVFGGVFGMQIIDEVVIEGHNAMPAKANEIIEDGLRRVAEAASKLALQHA from the coding sequence ATGAATGTACTAGTTGTTAAAGCCAATAACCGTCCTGCTTCTGAGGGCGTGTCCAGTAGAATGTATGAAACGTTTATGGAGGCAATCAAAGGCCAAGAGAACCTGAACGTCACTACGTATGACGTATTCGAAGAGGATATGCCTTATTTCGGCCAGGATCTGTTCAATGCCTTCGGCAAAATGCAAAACGGCGGCGAATTGACGGATGTTGAGAGCCGTCTTTTGGCAGCTAAACAAAAAGCAATGGACGCATTAAGCGCTGCAGACGTTGTTGTATTCGCGTTCCCGTTGTGGAACCTGACCATACCTGCGAAATTGCAAACCTTCATCGATTACGTCTATGCTGCGGGATTTGCATTTAAATATAATGAGGAAGGCCAACTGGTTTCGTTAATGACGGACAAGAAGGCAATCTTCCTGAGCGCGCGCGGCGGCATCTATTCGACGCCAGAAACAGCGCCGATGGAAATGGCCGTGAATTATATGCGCAGCGTATTCGGCGGCGTGTTCGGCATGCAAATCATTGATGAAGTTGTCATCGAAGGGCATAACGCAATGCCGGCCAAAGCGAACGAGATCATCGAAGACGGCTTGCGCCGCGTAGCGGAAGCTGCTTCCAAACTGGCTCTTCAACACGCGTAA
- a CDS encoding response regulator: MYKVLLVDDERMILEGIQQIVEWESAGTMLIGTARNGIEAYELIVQEQPDFVITDISMPGLNGLELVEKTLQSFPDIRFIMLTGYKEFEYARSAMQFGVKHYLLKPCNEAQICEALAELVAEREERSERERFIARMKDGLNKVLPHVKEQFLRELVSNKTYGRSDLEYYRELFGLESAEQPVRLLLFQLEDSHEYEHLFALKNIAEDLLTGALLGATLHGRLLMAIREVPDRALLLRSIADVKRTFFGFYSVELTVALSEAGPMEAARRLYREAQECMNHRFYVGEGSLITQSDLPADGRGSGDVEMDEERMALLIKSGLSDEVERELERLFCQLAELCLEIGVTRSYVLELYAMLIRLCSPEDRHRFTAQMAEIVRLDTLSSLKAFVKEAAIHVTSGYYKNSISRRSSIVERMLSIIEQHYMDAELTLNGVAHEMLYMNPDYLGKVFKQVTGDNFSHYLSRLRIEKAAEQIRCSGGVKVFELADAFGFGGNSKYFSQAFKKWMGMTPTEYRKSLEDGKAE; encoded by the coding sequence ATGTATAAGGTGCTGCTCGTAGACGACGAGCGGATGATATTGGAAGGCATTCAGCAGATCGTGGAATGGGAAAGCGCGGGAACCATGCTGATCGGCACTGCGCGTAATGGAATTGAGGCCTATGAGCTGATCGTCCAGGAACAGCCGGACTTTGTGATTACCGATATATCCATGCCCGGGCTGAACGGGCTGGAGCTGGTAGAGAAAACGCTGCAGTCGTTCCCCGATATCCGGTTCATTATGCTCACGGGGTATAAGGAATTCGAATATGCGCGCAGTGCCATGCAGTTTGGGGTGAAGCATTACCTGCTGAAGCCCTGCAACGAGGCGCAGATCTGCGAAGCCTTGGCCGAGCTTGTGGCCGAGCGGGAGGAACGGAGCGAGCGGGAGCGATTCATTGCCCGGATGAAGGACGGGCTGAACAAGGTGCTGCCCCATGTGAAGGAGCAATTTTTACGCGAGCTTGTATCCAATAAGACGTACGGGCGCAGCGATCTGGAATATTACCGCGAGCTGTTCGGGCTTGAATCCGCAGAGCAGCCGGTTCGCCTTCTCTTGTTCCAACTGGAGGATTCCCACGAATACGAGCATTTATTTGCCTTAAAAAATATTGCCGAGGACTTGCTGACGGGCGCTCTGCTAGGGGCGACGCTCCATGGCAGGCTGCTGATGGCCATCCGCGAGGTGCCGGACAGGGCCCTTCTGCTGAGGAGCATCGCGGATGTGAAGCGGACGTTCTTTGGCTTCTACAGCGTCGAGCTGACCGTGGCGCTCAGTGAAGCCGGTCCGATGGAGGCGGCACGCAGGCTGTATCGTGAGGCGCAAGAGTGCATGAACCACCGCTTTTACGTTGGCGAGGGGAGCCTTATTACGCAGAGCGATCTGCCGGCAGACGGTCGGGGAAGCGGGGATGTTGAGATGGACGAGGAGCGGATGGCTCTGCTGATCAAGTCGGGCCTCAGCGACGAGGTTGAGCGCGAACTGGAGCGGCTGTTCTGCCAGCTGGCGGAGCTGTGCCTGGAAATCGGCGTCACCCGCTCCTACGTGCTGGAGCTGTATGCGATGCTGATCCGCCTTTGCTCACCCGAGGATCGTCACCGCTTCACGGCGCAAATGGCCGAGATCGTCAGGCTCGATACTTTGTCCAGCCTGAAGGCGTTCGTCAAGGAAGCGGCTATCCACGTCACCTCCGGCTACTACAAGAACAGCATCAGCCGCCGCTCCTCCATCGTTGAGAGAATGCTCTCGATCATTGAGCAGCATTACATGGACGCGGAGCTGACCCTGAACGGGGTGGCGCACGAGATGCTGTACATGAACCCCGATTATCTTGGCAAAGTGTTCAAGCAGGTGACGGGAGACAACTTCTCCCATTATTTGAGCCGCCTGCGGATCGAGAAGGCGGCCGAGCAAATCCGCTGCAGCGGCGGCGTGAAGGTATTCGAGCTTGCCGATGCTTTCGGCTTCGGGGGCAACTCCAAATATTTTAGCCAAGCGTTCAAGAAATGGATGGGCATGACGCCGACGGAATACCGCAAATCGCTGGAAGACGGCAAAGCCGAGTGA